The proteins below are encoded in one region of Vanessa tameamea isolate UH-Manoa-2023 chromosome Z, ilVanTame1 primary haplotype, whole genome shotgun sequence:
- the LOC113404199 gene encoding uncharacterized protein LOC113404199, which translates to MAYRFALSCVLLASVGICTATFGHEHVHIRVHIPEEHHSSKEVVVHEHHDDHGHGGGGGGGGGGGGYGGHGGSFADHLHGGFADHLKGGHGGGGGGGGGGGGGYGGGHGGGYGGGGHDFGGDHDIGGGHGGYSDAGFGGGHDLGGGHGGYSGGGFGGGHDIGSGHAGGGGHGIDIGGGGHGGHDLDGGHGGDIGGGYDLGGAHGGGYDLGGGDAGFGDGGGYGGGFGGGHGGGFGGGHGGGFGGGHGGGFGGGHGGGFGGGHGGEIGDGFGGGHGGGHGGGYGGGQGGGFGGGHGGGHGGGHGGGHGGDHGGSFGGGHGSSGGFDIGFGGYGGGHDDHGSSGSGGHDSYSSGFTGLISHGGGGGVGGSGGHGGSHGGGHGGGHDSYSVVSLDSYGSGGHGGDSYSAGGGHGHGSGGFGGGHGDSYSGGFGGSGGHGGHGSFSLSDLGGHGGHGGHGGGGHGGFGDSYSNAIGSGHGGGPYHKRK; encoded by the exons ATGGCTTACCGATTTGCC CTGAGCTGTGTACTACTGGCTAGCGTTGGCATCTGCACCGCGACTTTTGGACATGAACA tgttcaTATTCGAGTCCATATACCTGAGGAGCATCATTCTTCAAAGGAAGTGGTAGTTCACGAGCATCATGATGACCACGGACACGGCGGCGGTGGCGGCGGCGGTGGAGGAGGTGGAGGATATGGCGGCCACGGAGGAAGTTTTGCGGATCACCTACATGGAGGCTTCGCTGACCATCTAAAAGGTGGCCATGGAGGTggtggcggcggcggcggcggcggcggcggcggataTGGAGGTGGACATGGTGGAGGATACGGCGGTGGGGGCCACGATTTTGGAGGTGACCATGATATAGGCGGTGGCCATGGAGGATACTCTGACGCTGGATTCGGCGGCGGCCACGACTTAGGTGGCGGACATGGAGGGTATTCTGGAGGAGGATTTGGAGGAGGCCATGACATAGGCAGTGGCCATGCTGGTGGTGGCGGTCATGGTATAGACATAGGAGGAGGTGGTCATGGAGGTCACGACCTAGATGGTGGTCATGGAGGTGATATCGGCGGAGGTTATGACTTAGGTGGTGCTCATGGAGGTGGTTATGACCTGGGAGGTGGTGATGCTGGATTTGGAGATGGCGGTGGTTATGGAGGTGGATTTGGCGGTGGCCATGGAGGTGGATTTGGCGGTGGTCATGGAGGCGGATTTGGCGGTGGTCATGGGGGTGGGTTTGGTGGTGGCCATGGGGGTGGATTTGGCGGCGGCCATGGAGGTGAAATAGGAGACGGATTCGGAGGCGGCCATGGTGGTGGTCATGGAGGTGGCTATGGAGGTGGTCAAGGAGGGGGCTTTGGAGGTGGACACGGAGGTGGTCATGGGGGAGGTCACGGCGGTGGTCATGGAGGGGATCACGGCGGTAGCTTTGGAGGAGGCCACGGCTCAAGCGGTGGATTTGACATAGGTTTTGGTGGATATGGAGGTGGACATGACGATCACGGCAGCAGTGGATCTGGTGGACATGATAGCTATAGTTCTGGATTTACTGGTCTGATTAGCCACGGAGGTGGAGGTGGAGTTGGAGGAAGTGGAGGTCATGGTGGAAGCCATGGAGGAGGTCATGGAGGTGGACATGATAGTTACTCCGTCGTAAGCCTTGACTCATATGGCAGCGGTGGACATGGCGGAGACAGTTACAGCGCAGGAGGCGGCCATGGTCACGGCTCTGGAGGCTTTGGTGGCGGACACGGAGACAGCTATAGTGGTGGGTTCGGAGGCTCCGGGGGTCATGGCGGTCACGGAAGCTTTAGTTTATCAGACTTAGGTGGTCACGGAGGCCACGGCGGCCATGGCGGGGGTGGTCACGGTGGTTTCGGAGATAGTTACTCGAACGCGATAGGCTCAGGTCATGGAGGAGGTCCTTATCACAAaagaaagtaa
- the LOC113404197 gene encoding uncharacterized protein LOC113404197: protein MDWLKLFTLLVAVASISVKADGPKKKIRIHLPQKVKHIHHHKKIYITNHPASSQYAPAYMPSAEGTVAVSTNVLPTMANIVPLNSVDLYDESQPRLPSISPAASQLLPLYHARGYYGPTPADIDESDYDTAPEPAEYVPSSYSSPSVGHSSGHPPKRVKIIKINEQPRKKVIRKVKPKRVVIRNKPQPPLPSDGEHPVSTFHEQFYSDIDGSGTIRKIRKPPRVEKIVDGDTEHIHTYSEEHIHKVILDDGPKIGSVVGVDHFNGVPSISTGQGIIPFKNSQTLIAIPSHSFGNFQSLGNAGHFEYAAYNPREVTHDHIFHDHGEISSDIDLNKESFGLPPKVSYNSNGLRISGSQKRHKIKHSQKSKKFSKPTSNDFSYYESIYSPNSRPNKIQRPSLTVPSFEVSDEANFEDYRPISDFGYKENKKPRNSVATYYGKSSNDYRLQQASAPAPFSVSSTVVHEYKPKRFPGSASAPSSLTKVRDPFVNFKDSYGNNYEYDTFASSSNVYASEDKNDVGFSNQSKKGNKKSISTQNIRFGNQDHITYVDHLEDQSFVDDLDDGPTALENDDQFERSQNSESVTTGTYTIKDSSQAHQYYTMMAAKALQGEQISVPEASNDNFHYAAAPTPSTTEFASSATSAMPSSNLYSFQSTENPHTESPKYIPDLKSTNKNKEASHQPNYSNVLMEPRDRFMVKDIQTSGRDYRTRVIQSQESARSQDQGSPIVRGKLKYGDKI, encoded by the exons ATGGATTGGTTGAAATTG TTCACTCTTCTTGTAGCTGTTGCTTCCATCTCTGTAAAGGCAGATGGACCtaa GAAAAAGATCCGCATACATCTACCACAGAAAGTGAAGCATATCCACCATCATAAGAAAATTTACATAACGAACCACCCTGCATCCTCACAGTATGCGCCGGCTTATATGCCGAGTGCCGAGGGCACAGTGGCGGTATCTACGAACGTTTTGCCAACTATGGCAAATATTGTACCATTAAACTCCGTGGATCTTTACGACGAATCTCAGCCGCGGCTACCCAGTATCTCCCCTGCGGCGTCGCAACTCTTGCCTTTATACCATGCTCGTGGATACTACGGTCCAACTCCCGCTGATATAGATGAATCAGATTACGATACGGCTCCAGAGCCCGCTGAATATGTTCCCTCATCTTATTCATCTCCGAGCGTTGGACATTCTTCTGGTCATCCTCCCAAGCGAGTAAAGATTATCAAAATTAACGAGCAACCTCGTAAAAAAGTAATACGAAAGGTTAAGCCAAAACGAGTAGTTATACGAAATAAACCTCAACCCCCACTCCCATCAGACGGTGAACATCCAGTATCGACTTTTCATGAACAATTTTATTCAGACATTGACGGCTCTGGAACGATAAGGAAAATAAGAAAGCCACCGCGAGTAGAGAAAATTGTGGACGGTGACACAGaacatattcatacatacagCGAGGAACATATACATAAAGTTATATTGGATGATGGTCCAAAGATTGGTAGTGTAGTTGGTGTCGATCACTTTAATGGAGTACCTAGTATTTCTACTGGACAAGGAATAATACCATTCAAAAATTCTCAAACATTGATTGCCATACCGTCTCACTCTTTTGGTAATTTTCAGTCATTAGGAAATGCGGGACACTTTGAATATGCTGCATATAATCCTCGCGAAGTTACACATGATCATATATTTCATGATCACGGAGAAATTTCTTcggatatagatttaaataaggAGTCTTTTGGTTTGCCTCCGAAAGTTTCTTATAATAGTAATGGTTTGAGAATCAGTGGTTCACAAAAAAGACATAAAATCAAACATTctcaaaaaagtaaaaagttctCTAAGCCCACATCGAATGATTTCTCTTACTATGAGAGTATTTACTCTCCAAACAGTAGAccaaataaaatacagaggccttCATTGACCGTACCCTCGTTCGAAGTTTCTGATGAGGCAAACTTTGAAGATTATAGGCCTATTTCCGATTTTggatacaaagaaaataaaaagccTCGTAATTCTGTAGCCACATATTATGGCAAATCATCAAATGATTATCGACTGCAACAAGCTAGTGCTCCGGCTCCATTTTCTGTGTCATCGACTGTAGTACACGAATATAAACCTAAAAGATTTCCAGGATCAGCTTCTGCACCTTCAAGCTTAACAAAAGTAAGAGACCCCTTCGTTAATTTCAAAGATTCTTATGGAAATAACTATGAATACGATACGTTTGCTTCCTCGTCAAACGTTTATGCGTCTGAGGATAAAAATGACGTTGGATTTTCAAATCAAAGTAAAAAGGGAAATAAAAAGTCAATATCGACCCAAAATATTAGGTTCGGCAATCAAGATCACATAACATACGTTGATCATTTGGAAGATCAAAGTTTTGTAGATGATTTGGATGACGGCCCAACGGCGTTAGAAAATGACGATCAATTTGAGCGATCACAAAATAGTGAATCAGTAACAACGGGAACATACACGATAAAAGATTCTTCTCAAGCCCATCAATACTACACTATGATGGCAGCGAAGGCTCTTCAAGGTGAACAAATATCTGTGCCTGAAGCTTCCAACGATAATTTCCATTATGCTGCAGCGCCGACTCCTTCAACGACAGAGTTTGCATCTTCAGCGACTTCTGCCATGCCTAGTTCAAATCTTTATAGTTTTCAAAGTACAGAAAATCCTCACACTGAATCTCCAAAATATATACCTGATTTAAAATCTACTAATAAGAATAAAGAAGCGTCTCATCAACCAAATTACAGCAACGTTCTCATGGAACCTAGGGATCGTTTTATGGTAAAAGATATTCAAACGTCAGGAAGAGATTACAGAACAAGGGTGATACAAAGTCAGGAGTCGGCAAGATCACAGGATCAAGGTTCTCCAATTGTTAGAGGAAAACTTAAATATGgtgacaaaatttaa